A window of Puntigrus tetrazona isolate hp1 chromosome 11, ASM1883169v1, whole genome shotgun sequence contains these coding sequences:
- the LOC122354573 gene encoding uncharacterized protein LOC122354573 isoform X1, translating into MEMLFFTVFILLVEVQSYKSPTVRVSPDLIRESSSVKISCETPGKVPVDMCYYYTNREEKNIKISWRCELDLTGAELIRWAAVTSHGLINISCYYTVNDTSSSLPHSPPATVKVIESPTVRVSPDLIRESSSVKISCETPNVTVNQCYFYTNREEKNIKTSWRCELDLTGAELIRWADVTSHGLINIYCYYIRLRNDTSSSPHSPHATVKVMVSPSTITEQTTTTMITSSSAPPDSTRKTQTSVPHTGHTHSKASSAPSVSTRETQTSVPHTGHTHSEDSRLHFCLHS; encoded by the exons aTGGAGATGTTGTTCTTCACAGTGTTTATACTCCTTGTGGAGGTTCAGTCTTACA aGTCTCCTACTGTAAGAGTATCTCCAGATCTCATAAGAGAGTCCAGCTCAGTGAAGATCAGCTGTGAGACGCCAGGAAAAGTTCCAGTGGATATGTGTTATTACTACACaaacagagaagagaagaataTAAAAATCAGTTGGAGATGTGAGCTGGATCTCACTGGTGCTGAACTGATCAGATGGGCAGCTGTAACATCACATGGATTAATCAATATTTCCTGTTACTACACAGTGAATGatacatcatcatcattaccTCATTCTCCTCCTGCCACAGTAAAAGTTATAG aGTCTCCTACTGTAAGAGTATCTCCAGATCTCATAAGAGAGTCCAGCTCAGTGAAGATCAGCTGTGAGACGCCAAATGTTACAGTGAATCAGTGTTATTTCTACACaaacagagaagagaagaataTAAAAACCAGTTGGAGATGTGAGCTGGATCTCACTGGTGCTGAACTGATCAGATGGGCAGATGTAACATCACATGGATTAATCAACATTTACTGTTACTACATAAGACTGAGAAATGATACTTCATCATCACCTCATTCTCCTCATGCCACAGTGAAAGTTATGG TTTCACCATCAACCATCACTGAACAAACTACAACTACCATGATAACCT CCTCCTCCGCTCCGCCTGACTCAACCAGAAAGACTCAAACAT CTGTTCCTCACACTGGTCACACTCACTCTaaag CCTCTTCCGCTCCGTCTGTCTCAACCAGAGAGACTCAAACAT CTGTTCCTCACACTGGTCACACTCACTCTGAAG ACTCACGGCTTCATTTCTGTCTGCACTCATAG
- the LOC122354573 gene encoding uncharacterized protein LOC122354573 isoform X3, whose amino-acid sequence MEMLFFTVFILLVEVQSYKSPTVRVSPDLIRESSSVKISCETPGKVPVDMCYYYTNREEKNIKISWRCELDLTGAELIRWAAVTSHGLINISCYYTVNDTSSSLPHSPPATVKVIESPTVRVSPDLIRESSSVKISCETPNVTVNQCYFYTNREEKNIKTSWRCELDLTGAELIRWADVTSHGLINIYCYYIRLRNDTSSSPHSPHATVKVMVSPSTITEQTTTTMITSSSAPPDSTRKTQTSVPHTGHTHSEDSRLHFCLHS is encoded by the exons aTGGAGATGTTGTTCTTCACAGTGTTTATACTCCTTGTGGAGGTTCAGTCTTACA aGTCTCCTACTGTAAGAGTATCTCCAGATCTCATAAGAGAGTCCAGCTCAGTGAAGATCAGCTGTGAGACGCCAGGAAAAGTTCCAGTGGATATGTGTTATTACTACACaaacagagaagagaagaataTAAAAATCAGTTGGAGATGTGAGCTGGATCTCACTGGTGCTGAACTGATCAGATGGGCAGCTGTAACATCACATGGATTAATCAATATTTCCTGTTACTACACAGTGAATGatacatcatcatcattaccTCATTCTCCTCCTGCCACAGTAAAAGTTATAG aGTCTCCTACTGTAAGAGTATCTCCAGATCTCATAAGAGAGTCCAGCTCAGTGAAGATCAGCTGTGAGACGCCAAATGTTACAGTGAATCAGTGTTATTTCTACACaaacagagaagagaagaataTAAAAACCAGTTGGAGATGTGAGCTGGATCTCACTGGTGCTGAACTGATCAGATGGGCAGATGTAACATCACATGGATTAATCAACATTTACTGTTACTACATAAGACTGAGAAATGATACTTCATCATCACCTCATTCTCCTCATGCCACAGTGAAAGTTATGG TTTCACCATCAACCATCACTGAACAAACTACAACTACCATGATAACCT CCTCCTCCGCTCCGCCTGACTCAACCAGAAAGACTCAAACAT CTGTTCCTCACACTGGTCACACTCACTCTGAAG ACTCACGGCTTCATTTCTGTCTGCACTCATAG
- the LOC122354573 gene encoding uncharacterized protein LOC122354573 isoform X2 codes for MEMLFFTVFILLVEVQSYKSPTVRVSPDLIRESSSVKISCETPGKVPVDMCYYYTNREEKNIKISWRCELDLTGAELIRWAAVTSHGLINISCYYTVNDTSSSLPHSPPATVKVIESPTVRVSPDLIRESSSVKISCETPNVTVNQCYFYTNREEKNIKTSWRCELDLTGAELIRWADVTSHGLINIYCYYIRLRNDTSSSPHSPHATVKVMVSPSTITEQTTTTMITSSSAPPDSTRKTQTSSSAPSVSTRETQTSVPHTGHTHSEDSRLHFCLHS; via the exons aTGGAGATGTTGTTCTTCACAGTGTTTATACTCCTTGTGGAGGTTCAGTCTTACA aGTCTCCTACTGTAAGAGTATCTCCAGATCTCATAAGAGAGTCCAGCTCAGTGAAGATCAGCTGTGAGACGCCAGGAAAAGTTCCAGTGGATATGTGTTATTACTACACaaacagagaagagaagaataTAAAAATCAGTTGGAGATGTGAGCTGGATCTCACTGGTGCTGAACTGATCAGATGGGCAGCTGTAACATCACATGGATTAATCAATATTTCCTGTTACTACACAGTGAATGatacatcatcatcattaccTCATTCTCCTCCTGCCACAGTAAAAGTTATAG aGTCTCCTACTGTAAGAGTATCTCCAGATCTCATAAGAGAGTCCAGCTCAGTGAAGATCAGCTGTGAGACGCCAAATGTTACAGTGAATCAGTGTTATTTCTACACaaacagagaagagaagaataTAAAAACCAGTTGGAGATGTGAGCTGGATCTCACTGGTGCTGAACTGATCAGATGGGCAGATGTAACATCACATGGATTAATCAACATTTACTGTTACTACATAAGACTGAGAAATGATACTTCATCATCACCTCATTCTCCTCATGCCACAGTGAAAGTTATGG TTTCACCATCAACCATCACTGAACAAACTACAACTACCATGATAACCT CCTCCTCCGCTCCGCCTGACTCAACCAGAAAGACTCAAACAT CCTCTTCCGCTCCGTCTGTCTCAACCAGAGAGACTCAAACAT CTGTTCCTCACACTGGTCACACTCACTCTGAAG ACTCACGGCTTCATTTCTGTCTGCACTCATAG